The Euwallacea similis isolate ESF13 chromosome 37, ESF131.1, whole genome shotgun sequence genomic interval aactGTTTGGCAAAGTGTTTTCATCGATTGATAAATTTTCCTCGAGTCCTCCGTGATACTGAAATGCGTGGTTCAAGTGTGTTATCAGCGGTCTAAGTTTATACAAGCGGTCTTGTTGATCCAATTGGGAATTGTGTTTGATACCCGTCCAAATCATCTGCTATGCCTCATCCCAAACGAAGCGATaaccaatatacataaatcgctcaacttAAGGGATGCtctggtttgaccgtgagaaccattaggtaaaaatattctcgagtaCACTTAACACACCGTGACTCTGTCGCCACTCACCAGTCCTTATTAGTAATTTGGTCCTTCGCAGAATCACATGTGTTAAGatgttaattgcaaaaaccttttaaggtctgttttttctcattcaatctaaaaatcctaagttcgtgggaacctaccaaatctgtgttctgattggtcaactagaacaaaatgtgccgaaaccaaattctgctcGTTTTCCCTGCTTCCTTTTTCTGGCAGATTTAGAGTGGAACTCTAGGCATAAACAAAAATCCGACCTTCCTCCAAAATTCATACTTGAGATTCTAACGCACCTAATACAGTAATAGTTAtcacagatttttaaatatagacttgttgacgttacggtagtgttttgtctcgaccatcgtcctgatttgacgtggcggtacccacgtacaaaagaatacctggtgtcagaagCTTTTCCCTTAAGACTCCAACAATTGTCATTCAAGTGAAAATTTCGCAAAATTTGTTCAAACCTGTTTAGTCTTATGCTTTCTTGAAGCAATTTTGGCACGTCCGGCAAACTAGACCACAATATCCTTTTATTAGGGTATTTTGCATAACTTGACATCAAAAGACCCccgaaaaaaacattaattttatctaaTGACGTATTGAGCGACTGATTCTTCTGAACAGCatataaattactttgtaCAACAAATTCTTGTAACAATTGCTCGGGAAAAAACAGGCGGAAATAGTCCAATGGCGTTTGACATTTCTTAGCTTCGCTCGACGGTTTTTTGGGAATACATTCGACCCTCATGTCAAATTTTGACTTACTGGCATTCCAACTGAATtgtattttcttcttttgatTCACTTGTGTCTTCTTTTGCAAAGTACTTTGTATATTATCTGCCTTACTTCGacgtaaatattttgataaaggTTCGTCGTCACTGGAATCCGAGTTTTCCATCGAGTTTCCCACACAGCCTTTCTCAACGACGGCCTTCTCTTGGACTGATTGTCCAAATCGGAATTTTACCTCACAAGTAGTTTTAAGCATTCTGGGATCTAGGCAATTCAGATCAGCAATATGTTCGCATTTAtgatttaccaaaaaaaaaattctcgtTATACTATGGCGCATCCCGTCCGTTATAACGAACGTTtaccaaaaatcaaaaatttctaCACTAAATCGCAATAATGGACATTTGTAACTGTAGCGGCAACATATCATTACTTTATCACATTGACTATTactaatttaaacttttaaaagttCCACACTTTGatataaacaacaaaaaacctTACCGATTGCGTTGTTTCACATACAGAGATGGAtccatttttaagaaaattgtttctaaaCAATTCACAGGACAaataaaactccaaaaaataattttctaatgtGAAACACAACTCGTGGCTTTCACGTGTAGCAACGAAACATTGAAGGTTAAGTCTTAGATGAGTCCCGGTGGAAAAATATACGCGTCCGTTTAAACGTACGTTATGCACTAATGGGTTAATACAGAGATGAGttaatctcaaaaacaataagGGGTCTATacacttaattaattataagaaCAAGTTATAACAATATACAGTATACAACAGTTCTATTCGTACACATGCatttcttgaattaaaaagGCGATATCTGTGTTAcgcttcaataaaaaatatattcattttttcacaGTAAACAATAACtctattttaaacaattatgtaacacaaaaatttttttttagaatatacaGTGAAAGCTCTCATAAGCGGGCAGTCATGGTTCCAACTTTTATGCCCGCTTAGGGGAGGTGCCCGCTTAAgggaaaactttattaaataggaattagttttttattgataaatgtACATAGTATGATATGTAcaatacatacataatatgTGATATATagcatatatgtataataaatagtaTGTAATATGGACAtgcaaacacaaaaaaatgtaaaattgtaaaaacaaattaaaaaaaaaacaagttattTAGGAGCagcttgaaaaaattttaaaatactcgGCTGCTTAAACTTTCTTCGCTGTTCTTCTATACGGTACTTCTGATAATGACATTCCAAATTCTCGATCTATTCAAAAGCCACATAGTCGCCCTTAGAAAAGTTTTTCGGTTTTCTAATGTAATTTAAAGCTTCATCGTAgcactttattttattttcttcttcttcaacGTCCTCTATTTCGTCATGTGTCTCGTTGTTTTCATTATGTTGACTGAATGCTGTAACCTGATTTTCGAAATCATCATCTTCAGTCGGTGTGTTTTGATCGATGTTTATAAACTTTTCTAGATTCTGGTCATTGGTAACATTCAACTCTTTAGTAGCTCTCATCATTATCACAAGTACAGATAACGGCAAGTCGTCTTCGGGGTCAAAATGGGGAAGTTTCGTATCCGATTTTCTGAATCCAGCTTTTCTGTAACAGTTTTCTATTGTTGCTGTATCAACCTTTTGCCATGCCGTTTTTATGAAGTATACAGCCtccaaaacattaattttttttgaaagttcagATAATGAATTAGCACAATTCATGtttgataaaatatgttttaaaatctgGTTTCGGTAATAAAACTTGAAGTTTTGAATGACACCTTGATCCAGTGGCTAACAAACACAGGTTGTATTGGgaggcaaaaaaataatttttacatttcttagAGGTAATTCTCGAGGATGTGACGCAGCGTTGtctaaaaacaacaaaattttcccattttcaaTGCCCATTTTTCGATCCAGCTCGATTAACCATTCACTCATTATGTCCCGAGTCATCCAAGCTTTTTTGTTTGACTTCCACATAACGGACAAATCTttaatgtttatgtttttcaatGCTCTAGGACGAGCCGATTTTCCAATCACCAATAGTTTTTCTTTCTGCTTAGTCATGCTTGCACAAAATAACACAGTTAGTCTTTCTTTAGCCAATTTTCCTCCTGAACACTTTTCAGATTTTAAGGCCAACGTTTTATCGGGGAACGCACGAAAAAAAGGCTGCTTTCATCGGCGTTGTAAATATCTTCGCATTGATATTCGCGTAACAAAGAAGGAAGTTTCTCCAAAAATTCATCAACTGTCTCTTGATTTACATCAGCTGCTTCACCAGAAATGCATTTAAAACTAATGTTGTGTCTTTTGCGCCACTTTTGAAGCCATCCATTAGATGCACTAAAATTTTTGTAGCCAAATTTTTCCGCAatttctttagctttttctTTTACAAGCCCACCTGATATAGGAATCCTTCGATTTCTAGCATTTATAAACCACTCGAAACATGCCTTGTCAATGTTCCAGccttcagttttaaaaaacctctTTTTTTGGTGTTCATTTGCACCAGACTGCCACAAACGTCGGATATcctctttattttttgctatcaTCGTAACTTGCGTCTTTCCTATGTGAAATCGCGATGCTATAGTCCGAGTTGATAGTTTTTCTTTGTCAATTACATTTACTATTTCCATCTTTTCTTTTAGTGTTAACATTCTTTTTTTCGGTGAtattattatgtaataaaCGCAACGTTCGATTCTTTAAAGCATAAAGGATAAAGAAGAACTCGTTTTAAAGTTAAACGATAAATCCTCAAAAATTCAAGGGAAATCACTGATCACcgaacttaaaaaatgtacgCGTCGATTCGTCTCGGACACAAGtttaattttccagaaatcgTAATTGAATGCCCTACAAAACTTAGGTTGCAAGAATCACGCTGCCCGCAACCTTTGCTATCGGTTTCTCTGTTTTCATTATAATCATGAATCATTCACACTAGACCAAATATAATTCCGTATTAGAAGTACCGGCGAACCACAAGACTGCGAAGAACAACAAACAAGAATTATTTGCTAGACATAATGCCTATTAATCAATTATAACATGAATGACAACTGCATTCGATGtaaacattataaataaaatatgtcaaataaagAAATGGCCACAACAGGCAACAGCCAAGAGCATCCCCATAACGCATGTAACGCAATAGTACGTTAAAATCTAATTCGCCCGGCTATTGGAGCTTCGTGGCCGTCTATGGGAGatattttcttagttttgGGTATGAAGCATGTTGCCCGCGGGCGTTTATAGGAGCGCCCGCTTATGGGAATGTGCCTTATGTGTTAAAATATAGAACTAAAATCGGTTCCAAAAAATTTGGCCGTTTAAGGGAGATGGTCGCTTATTAGAGCTGCCCGTTACGGGAGCTTTCACTGtataacattaataattcgttaatttaacaaaaacattcaCTTTTCATACAACACTTCTGTTCGTACaccttaatttaaatacaccaataaacaataattttcatttgaataaataaattaatattttgtggaATAGCCTTTCGCTTTAATTACCGCTTGACATCGTTTTTTCATTGACGatgctaattttttacatatatttggACTTATTCTTTCCCATTCttgaagaataattttgtaatggaattcgcgaaacaaaactcgggaacactttggtagatttttattccactcgttatgacacacacaacccttaatcgtttacaaaactaaagatcttgggattaaactgacatttcaatagagagagccCAGAGTCAATGAGGGaagtgacaaaattccgggagcgtcgacttatattattataatcgtAATGGTCAAAATGGTTATGGTCGtttacaagcttcggggtatcttaagtaccaaatctgggggtcagtacccataggcgtactccggttttaggcaattaacaagacaatccacagatggtaactttctaaatccttaacccgtaacgtcaagataatggtaagaaaagatgatttacgggggtgttgcagctgtagtgcgattttagcaaaatgtggatattttagacttttgtcttgacgaggaaaaggagtgaaagtttttatgaagggtaacccttattggaagataatgggttcccaacataCGGCCATCCTGGACATACCActaaagtaatgaaaattcatagaCGTAGCCTAAAGGTACATTACAATTTGTCTCAGTTctgattttgaggaaatttgattttttctaaattctttttcttttcaaaatggccCATAAATGCTCAATGGGATTTAAGTTGGCCGATTGCGGAGGTGTTTGAAGCAATTTTGGAACGTTCCAAATTAACCACTCTTTATTGAGCAGAGCCGTATGTTTCGGGTCGTTGTCGTGTTGGAATCTATAGACCCTGAGCATACCTAATTTTTCGGCACTTTGCTTGacgtttcttttcaaaatttcgttgTAACCGTGTTTGTCCatagtattttcaataaagtCAACAGATTTAAATCCTCTTGATGACATACACCCCCAAATCATTAAAGATCCACCACCATATTTAACAGTTGGAAGTGTATTACGTGGATTATTGTCTTCATTGACCTTTCTCCACACTCTATGGATTCCATCGGACCCAAAAAGATTGATTTTAGTTTCATCGGACCAAATGACACTATCCCAAAACCCTTCGTCTTTGTCTATATGCTCTTTAGCGAATAGAAGACGTTTACGGCGGTTTACCTTACTAACATAGGGTCTTTTCCTGGGTACTCTACCATGATATCCGTTTTTCCACAGTACTCGACAAATTGTTTGAAGACATACAAGCTTTCCTGTTATATCTTGAAGGATCAGACGAATTGTTGGTACActaattttaggatttttcttaatttctttaataattatcctttCTTCTCTTTCGCTTAATTTCCTTTGTCTCGgttttttggggaaatttttaatgaattcttgagttttaaatttattaacaatatattGAATTGTTGAGTGCGATTTGTTGGTCATTTCaccaatttttcttaaactatAGCCTCTTAAAGCCATATTtatgatagaattttttaaatctgtacTTAACTGCACTCGTTTCGACATTTTCCAAATGactaataaaagaaacatcaGATACATATGTAAGTGCATTTTTATTCATCGTGAATATATCCAAaggaattcttaaaaaaaaactgtttactaACATTTAACTCCCTTTCTAATCAACTGTACGAACAGAAGTGTTACACGTAGTAAATAcgacatttttgtaaatttaattaatcatttatGGCAGattagaagataaaaattcatgaacaTTATATAATTGTTCACAACATATTTATTGATCacataatgaaataaatattgctaaaaataaatttacaagcATTTAGAGAGtcttttacattaaaaatgcaggtgTACGAATAGAAATGTTACATACTGTATTTATTGTTGGCTTCAGAATAACGATTTGAATACATGGAAATGCCCCCTATTAAACCATTTTCTATGAACATAACTTGGTCTATgtcgttaaaaatttgaagctGACGTTCCGTGTACATTCCATGTAGCATATACAGTTACTCACAAAATTGACCGTACATAAGTCgcaaattcagaaatttgtaaaaaataaatatccctagacattttgatgttttttaaaaaccaatgTTTATTGCAAACGAGTATAACATATATAATACGCTacgaaaatttaacaaaaatagtgtaaattcaaaaattttaaatagataaacAACAATAACGCAAAATGTAGACACAAAATTAACCGTACAAAAGTAAATgtgtatattaaatattaaattattggcacaaatttgaaaaaaaaacaaaactattaCTAGTTATTAATACTTGGTGGCACCCCCCTTCGCCTCAATTACTGCTTTCAAGCGACGCGGCATGGATTCTACCAACTTTCTGGTCACATCCGAAGAAATGTTTTCCCATGCATTAAAGACTacttttctaaattcttcTAAGCTACTACAGTTGCAATTTTgcacttcattttttaaaatttgccacaAATTCTCGATTGGATTGAGATCTGGCGATTGCGGTGGAGGATTTAATAATCGTGGTACATTATGTATTAACCAAAGCTTGACAATGCCGGCAGTATGCTTGGGgtcattgtcttgctggaaataaaaaactctgggcatgttcaatttttcagcGGATGGTTGCAAATTggcttttaaaatatcgaGATACATATTTTTGTCCATTATTCCAGTAATTTGATGTAGGTTACCGGTACCATTCGCTCCCATAGCACCCTATAACATTAATGATCCTCCTCCATGTTTCACTGTTTTCACAATATTCTTTTCTTGCAGTTGTGTATTTCGTTTCTTCCATACGATTTGTCTTCCATCCgatccaaataaatttattttcgtttaatcTGTGAAAATGACGGTATTCCAAAACTCTAGAGGCTTCTctaggtatttttttgcaaaatcaaGCCGTTTTTGTCTATTAATTTTCGATATGAAAGGTTTCTTACGTGCTATTCTGCCATTAAATCCACTTTCTCTGAGAACCCTTCTTACAGTTTCAGTTGAAACAGATTTGCTGATTCTCTGGGATAGTTCTTTAGTTAATTTAGGCACGCTTTTCTTTGGGTTAATCTTTAGTTCTCGTACAATGAATCGTTCATCCTGATGGGAAAGCAACTTTTTTCATCCTCTTCCAGGCTTGTCTTGTACCAATCCTTGATAACggtatttgtttattatccACTGTACTGTGGAATGTGTCCTTCCTGTTAGGTTTCCTATTTCACGCATTGTTTTCCCTGTGGcatagaattttaatattaatttacgcGTCGCGATATCGGTTTGCACTCTTTTGTTTGCCATTTCTGTCACATTAACACAATAACTCACCCAGCTGAATTTGTTTAAAGAAGACTTCCTAGTCTTGaaagattttgcaaaaaaagttgttttgataaatatttacagCCAAGCTATAGATGAAAAATATCGTGTAAGTTACGTTAAGTCCCTTAAGACTTagctttttaaaaacaaatacaaaaagtaaaatattcaaactttATTTGTTACACAGGAATATTCACTTTAATTACACTTATCAGAAGCAGGTACCAGAATGACCCCGTTATGCTAATTGTATGgctttttataataaaaagtagCTGAAGATGCAGATTTGGGCTcgtgttattattattgtttattatcaCCGAGACATGTGTTATTATCTTAACGTGTAAATGGTCATATAATTTGTATGGTTAATTTTGTGCCTACATTGTAAGTGtattattgtttgttatttagtatttttagattgacagtgtttttttaaaatttttttgtaaaacatcATATGCTATACTTACATAATTGCACAAATAtaggttttgaaaaaaaaattataggagtgtgtatatttcacaaaattatgaatattcgCATTATGTACGGTCAATTTTGTGAGTAACTGTAGTCCTAAACATAATCAGGTAAAGTATAATACCAAGCAGGATCTAAGCCATAGATCTTgtaacaattttctttaaactgTTCGAAAACATCGGCAAGTAAaagaacattaatttttaaatataaatcagAATATTGtcctaaattttgaatattgataAATTCCATACATTTTTGGCATGTTCATAATCCTCATCActaatgtgttttttttgtagtagactataaataaaaactatctTTAGAGGGAATcgttttattcagtttttcaactTCATTTAGATAATCATAAGGGAAAACGCCCTTCCTTGTTAGCAGAGCAAACTGTTCTGTAGTAAGAGTGTAAAATTccttttagagtatttttaaatcagacATATTTAATGTCGATAAAAGTTCATAGAGAGACGTacgtattaaaaaatctaaatgagTCTACaaacctaaattttattttagtttaagaGCTATGTATAGTAAACGAAATGTATTTCTCTTTATTTAACGATAATAATGtaattcttttttcttctccaagttttttttattagaaagtGGGAATCGTATTCGGAtgaattatggaaaaaaattggaacggtatattgtttttgaaactttatGTTATATCTTTGATGGTTAAAGTCTCTTATTCCACCGGTAAAATGATCATGGTCAACTACGATAATGTCATCaggtcaaaaaaatgtttcacaaATGTGACATATCCTAGCAGTACTGCGATCAATAATTTTCGTTATAGgtttaatatgtatttttcatttgaaactGAACTAAATGTTCAAgaacttgtaatttttttgaaaaccaaTTTATACAATTCATTCCTCGATAACTATGATAGTATAATATGAAGTCGTCATATGAACATTTAAGATAAAGCCCTTCATTGAATGCTTTATATCCTTGATAAGCtacaattttatcattttccgcagcaagaattttttctaaaattgactCAAAATCTGCATATACTACAAAGGGAGTTCTCTATTTGaagacataatttttaaatttaacataatgaTAACACAgatctgcaaaaaaaaattggtgcCGAGAaacttaaatgtatttttaaactgtAGGATCTAGCAAGACGATCAGTGAtggttaaatataaaaagtacGTGCTGTTTTAAAGTAacttacataaataaatattctctTATCAGTAGCTACAGTAGGCGCTCGTTTATCTGAATACTCGATTATATGAACTATCCAATATaatgaacaataaaattttaacatggTAGGTTCTATAGAATGAACAGCGGCAACCTCGATTATATGAACTTTTGGTAGTTCACCGCAGAGGTTTCGGAAACCCCCGAAAAGgtttaattatgtattataacggtataaaatatagggtggcCCATCGAAAACAGTCCAGCAAACTTTACTGCTTTgtatgtgaaaattaaaaaaaagcctCGGACTTATATACTTTTGTTTTCAGGGGGACAAATTTCCACATTAATTCTATCACTGTAACTTCAACCCCTTAACGGGGGCGGCATTcacccttattttttcaaatggaaagggGTATGTTGTGATACATCTTTTGAAAGGGCATTAAATTGTCTTTCAAATAGCGTttcgttttttacatttgagcTACGCGTCGCcgagaaatattaatttaactttattgatTAGTATTTACATGTTATCTTATtagatgttgaaaatgtcccCCGTTCACCTCCATACAATAGTACAGCAACTGTTCAAAGTGTTCCCGGACATTTTGAAGAATATCTGGTGTAATTTGTTGACATTCATTAGTGATGCGGTTCCGTAAATCTTCTAATGATTCAGGCTGGGTAAcataaattttcgatttcaaatgtccccataaaaagaaatcaagaGGAGATAAATCGGGTGATCTCACGGGCCATTCGATAGCACCCCTCCTCCCAATCCATCTATCAGGAAACATTTCATCCAGAAACTGCCGTACAGGTATTGCATAATGGGGAGGAGCTCCGTTTTGTTGAAATATCGGATTTTCTTCATGGCAACGTTGGTCGTTTTCCATAATTTCGATCAGCGCTGGGTTTACGGCATTCTCCAACAAGTCTAAGTAAGTATCTCCAGTTAAATTTCCCGGTAAGAAAAATGGTCCAATTATGTGATCACCAAAAATACCAGAccaaacgtttaatttttgaggATGTTGAGTATGGACCTCATGGTAGATTCTTGCATTCGTGTCGGACCAGTAACGACAATTATGTCGATTGACTGTGccattgagaaaaaatgtacattcGTCTGAGaagcaaacattaaaaaggTAGTTGggattatttataattttttcggacattatttcacaaaattgtaAACGGCGGTCATTATCATCTTCATTCAATTCTTGTAgaagttgaattttatatgggtaccatttattatgtttcagaattttttgtaCAGTGGTCCTCGAAATTCCCGTTACATCAGAAAGTTTTCTGGTACTTAATGTAGGGTCCATACTAACTTGGCCCAGAACAGCTACTTGTACTGCCTCATTTCTCATCGGATTTTCAATGTTccgttttttattatatttgtcaCTGAACCAGTTTGCCggaattttgttattaattgttGGATGTAACCATGATGTATGTGTCTGTCTACATGCCTCTCATTAAACAAAATTGCCGTTACTCTTGCGCATTgattgtttataaaatacaATTCAATAATTTCCACTCTCTCCGCAAcagaataaaccatttttatcGAACCGAAAGAAAAGAATAGCACAGCAACAACGAACTACCCACATCAACTACTTTACTGAAGATAAAATCGAATTGTCCACCGATATTTGTtagtttacaaaaaatttttactcacaaatttatttgtaaataagaaGTCcagtaaaatgtttaaaattccatttcttGGCGACGCGTAgctcaaatgtaaaaaacgaaACGCCATTTGAAAGACAATTTAATGCCCTTTCAAAAGATGTATCACAACATACccctttccatttgaaaaaataagggtgAATGCCGCCCCTGCTAAGGGGTTGAAGTTACAGTTATAGAATTAATGTGGAAATTTGTCCCCCTGAAAACAAAAGTATACGGGTCCGaggctttttttaaattttcacatacAAAGCAGTAAAGTTTGCTGGACTGTTTTcgatgggccaccctgtatgcaCTAATAGTAGTTTCCACAGCAAGCTATAGAATATAACAGGCTTATTTGATCCGCCGAGTTGCTTTCTGTCGTCAAAATATGAAGCGCAAAGTATTGACATTATCAGACAAAAGTGATATTATAAAGAAGTTGGAAAGCGGTGAAGATGTCACAAATCTCGCAAAAAAGTATGGTATTGCAAAATCCACTGTTTGTCTTATAAAAAAGAatcgaattaatattttgaatacttCATCCGAGTGCTATagtttgagtaaaaaaaaaactttaaaaactggAGAAATGCctagaatggaaaaaaaattatatgaatagTTTTGTAAACAGAGATCCAGAAACCTTCAGGTAACAAGTGAGCTATTAAAGATCAAGGCAAAATCATTACATgggattttaaaataaaaagaacacTTTAATGCAAGTGATGGCTGGTTGCAAAAGTTTAAACGTAGATTTGGCattagatttttgaaaatatccgGTGAAAAACTATCAACGAATCCTGAACTTGTACCTCCACTTCAAGAAAATCTTCGTTCACTTATAGCCAGACTTAATCTTACAGATGCACAAATCTATAATGCAGATGAGGCTGGTCTCTTTTGGAAGTTGCTTCCCGAAAAAACGTTAGTAAGGAGAGATGAAAAAACTGCTCCTGggagaaaaagtgaaaaagttaGACTTACTTTTCTTGCCTCTACAAACGCTACAGGAGATCATAAAATTAAACCCCTTGTAATAGGGAAAGCAAAACGTCCACGatgttttacaaatttt includes:
- the LOC136418733 gene encoding tigger transposable element-derived protein 3-like — translated: MLTLKEKMEIVNVIDKEKLSTRTIASRFHIGKTQVTMIAKNKEDIRRLWQSGANEHQKKRFFKTEGWNIDKACFEWFINARNRRIPISGGLVKEKAKEIAEKFGYKNFSASNGWLQKWRKRHNISFKCISGEAADVNQETVDEFLEKLPSLLREYQCEDIYNADESSLFFVRSPIKRWP